The following are encoded in a window of Drosophila simulans strain w501 chromosome 3L, Prin_Dsim_3.1, whole genome shotgun sequence genomic DNA:
- the LOC6736732 gene encoding cilia- and flagella-associated protein 298, translated as MVLLQVKRGDEVIFLYETSVKEKTDTVLRELVALYNGQLKIQRVCMEIEELAEHGTMVPPEMIGLNEEQREELKLKDVWAEKCIPSGGFTINKDPLLRRNGQQPTEAMQKVLAGAMTDAKAMVDRRLAKSSKTLTLKMVEEALNLLRGGVTIVYPMQLPPHDSIRMEFTNTEDLTGTQASKEVIEPSKAQFWFAGHQMLMGKLMSDYLGHNDKTKVVVKLNQLGEGPPGREAVISDPLRRQMMAEAFRRQEELKI; from the exons ATGGTGCTTCTTCAGGTGAAACGCGGAGACGAGGTTATCTTCCTCTATGAGACAAGCGTTAAGGAGAAGACCGATACTGTGCTTCGCGAGCTTGTGGCTCTGTACAATGGTCAACTGAAGATTCAGCGTGTCTGCATGGAGATTGAGGAGCTGGCCGAACATGGGACCATGGTGCCGCCTGAAATGATTGGCCTGAACGAGGAACAGAGGGAGGAGCTCAAGCTTAAGGATGTCTGGGCGGAGAAGTGCATCCCGTCTGGTGGTTTCACTATCAACAAGGATCCGCTCCTTCGCCGGAACGGACAGCAGCCAACTGAGGCGATGCAAAAGGTCCTGGCCGGTGCCATGACCGACGCCAAGGCAATGGTGGATAGG CGCTTGGCTAAATCCTCAAAAACACTGACCCTAAAGATGGTTGAGGAGGCGTTGAACCTTCTGCGTGGTGGTGTCACTATTGTATATCCCATGCAATTGCCGCCTCACGACTCCATACGCATGGAGTTCACCAATACCGAGGATCTGACTGGCACCCAGGCCTCCAAGGAGGTCATCGAACCCTCCAAGGCTCAGTTCTGGTTTGCGGGACACCAGATGCTGATGGGGAAGCTAATGAGCGACTATTTGGGTCACAACGACAAGACCAAG GTGGTCGTGAAGCTGAATCAACTTGGTGAAGGACCACCGGGACGCGAAGCCGTGATCTCCGATCCCTTGCGTCGCCAGATGATGGCCGAGGCCTTTCGCCGCCAGGAGGAACTCAAG ATATAA
- the LOC27206252 gene encoding V-type proton ATPase subunit e, translating to MEVLLTIIFFTIFWAVVAKYGPILFTKQPHDDLVRCIFLLTAVVCWLFWLCCYLAQLNPLLGPKLNGNTIRIIASSWGNPIKEG from the coding sequence ATGGAAGTTTTACTGACGATCATCTTCTTCACCATCTTCTGGGCGGTGGTGGCCAAGTACGGACCCATCCTGTTCACCAAGCAACCGCATGATGACCTGGTGCGctgtattttccttttgaccGCCGTCGTCTGCTGGCTTTTCTGGCTGTGCTGCTATTTGGCGCAACTGAATCCACTGCTGGGGCCGAAACTCAATGGAAACACCATTCGGATCATTGCCTCGTCCTGGGGAAATCCCATCAAGGAGGGATAA
- the LOC6736734 gene encoding protein tipE isoform X2: protein MKKSSTLTTTTSMPASPTLSAQTLSASKISLNSSRCGSAGSGCGSASGSMRSACQSPVRPGSGCVDAIKAKREEIEMDTLLEKAKFYTSVCLGTTAILSVFTFLFLIPFVVDPAISTIIADYDPVPVTCIVIDHIYAEGIKNCSWSSCREGCTSSLTKCHQLFVNYTRIPFSEWERNPRDLDTVNWDVSYTKFLINSEGCGYPPTTNCSIFARQYGFSHIGEPFPCYYSRAYPEVVIGRYSWENNLYHLILSLIIPNVLFAISIGVLSYWYCPCCEKACNKSSRVYAEKFPTKEDKLLCHSDEDDDMEY from the exons ATGAAGAAGAGCTCCACGCTGACCACGACCACGTCGATGCCGGCGAGTCCGACGCTCTCGGCGCAGACGCTCTCCGCCAGCAAGATCAGCCTGAACAGCAGCCGGTGCGGCTCGGCGGGATCGGGATGCGGATCCGCATCCGGTTCGATGCGCTCCGCCTGCCAATCCCCGGTGCGACCGGGGAGCGGATGCGTGGACGCCATCAAGGCCAAGCGCGAGGAGATCGAGATGGACACGCTGCTCGAGAAGGCAAAGTTCTATACCTCCGTGTGCCTTG GTACGACTGCCATTTTGTCGGTGTTCACATTCCTCTTCCTGATACCCTTCGTCGTGGACCCCGCCATCTCAACGATCATAGCCGACTATGATCCAGTGCCGGTGACCTGCATCGTCATCGACCACATCTACGCGGAGGGCATCAAGAACTGCAGCTGGAGCTCCTGCCGCGAGGGCTGCACCTCATCACTCACCAA GTGCCATCAGTTGTTTGTCAACTATACGCGCATCCCGTTCAGCGAATGGGAGCGCAATCCTCGGGACCTAGACACGGTCAACTGGGATGTGAGCTACACCAAGTTTCTGATCAACTCAGAGGGTTGTGGCTATCCACCCACGACCAATTGCAGTATATTTGCCAGGCAATATGG GTTCTCGCACATCGGAGAGCCCTTTCCCTGCTACTACAGCAGGGCGTATCCGGAGGTGGTCATCGGTCGGTACTCGTGGGAGAACAACCTGTACCACCTGATCCTGTCGCTGATCATACCGAACGTGCTCTTCGCCATCTCGATCGGGGTGCTCAGCTATTGGTACTGCCCCTGCTGCGAGAAGGCATGCAACAAATCCTCGCGGGTCTACGCCGAGAAGTTCCCGACCAAGGAAGA CAAACTTCTGTGTCACAGTGACGAAGATGATGATATGGAATActag
- the LOC6736737 gene encoding protein tipE isoform X1 yields the protein MGDEQDKRTGKEKLLFYTTAFFILLGTFSLFAFLFLVPFVIEPAFTTIFMQFEEVPALCETYDTEIYYGAKNCSWSSCREGCTKDIYTCTQIRVNYRLNLYNFTDEFNFTEYHINLKESERILPPVKRTDRYERALRSDYEYDNLGGGTGLDIDLGGGRLEQLNFGDADGSNGYLIEDSEDTRGLSASGTLIPDERRPFDEISELNEGLMGNRSMYYYVGARLFPNVKGCGYPPMLNCTIWLKRYTKIGMKFPCYYSKVDPSLVISDLDYWQNTLNLVYSMAIPIPSFIISVIYLTYAYFKIYNEDEETAPLDKNAEDMDIDDIDAVDDSDGAVLADNVAGSQIINMDSTTNDSCLEGVLPNGGPGMTASISQGGSVTTPGPYIAQSPAGSQMTPNSEINSFGHQLKVQMADELSRDSLENGAISTSNSVQGNLSKTMTTSISTPPGPTAAV from the exons ATGGGAGACGAGCAGGACAAACGCACCGGCAAGGAGAAGCTGCTCTTCTACACCACCGCCTTCTTCATCCTGCTGGGCACATTCAGCCTGTTCGCCTTCCTCTTCCTGGTGCCCTTCGTCATCGAGCCCGCCTTCACCACGATCTTCATGCAGTTCGAGGAGGTTCCGGCGCTCTGCGAGACGTACGACACGGAGATCTACTACGGGGCCAAGAACTGTTCGTGGTCGTCCTGCCGCGAGGGCTGCACAAAGGACATCTACACGTGCACCCAGATTCGGGTGAACTACCGCCTCAATCTATATAACTTCACCGATGAGTTCAACTTCACGGAGTACCACATCAATCTCAAGGAGTCGGAGCGCATCCTGCCGCCCGTCAAGCGAACAGATCGCTATGAGAGAGCTCTGAGGAGCGACTACGAGTACGATAATCTGGGTGGTGGCACCGGCCTGGACATCGACCTAGGCGGCGGGCGGCTGGAACAGCTCAATTTTGGGGATGCCGACGGCTCCAATGGCTACCTCATTGAGGATTCGGAGGACACGCGCGGTTTGAGTGCCTCGGGTACCCTCATTCCGGACGAGCGGAGGCCTTTCGACGAGATCTCCGAGCTGAACGAGGGCCTGATGGGGAACCGCTCCATGTACTACTATGTGGGAGCCAGGCTCTTCCCGAATGTAAAGGGCTGTGGCTACCCGCCAATGCTCAACTGTACCATCTGGCTAAAGAGGTACACCAAGATCGGCATGAAGTTCCCCTGCTACTACTCCAAGGTGGACCCGAGTCTGGTCATCAGCGACCTAGACTACTGGCAGAACACCCTAAACTTGGTCTACTCGATGGCCATTCCAATACCCTCGTTCATCATATCGGTGATTTATCTTACGTATGCCTACTTCAAGATATACAACGAGGATGAGGAGACGGCGCCGCTGGACAAGAACGCCGAGGACATGGACATCGATGATATCGATGCCGTGGACGACAGCGATGGTGCTGTCCTGGCGGACAATGTGGCCGGTAGCCAAATCATTAACATGGACTCCACCACCAACGACAGTTGTCTGGAGGGTGTCCTGCCCAACGGCGGTCCCGGCATGACCGCCTCCATATCGCAGGGTGGCTCCGTCACCACGCCGGGTCCGTACATCGCGCAGAGCCCGGCGGGCTCGCAGATGACGCCCAACTCGGAGATCAACTCGTTCGGTCACCAGCTGAAAGTCCAGATGGCCGACGAGCTATCGAGGGACTCGCTGGAGAACGGAGCTATCTCCACGTCCAATTCAGTGCAAGG AAACTTGAGCaagacgatgacgacgagTATCTCAACTCCTCCTGGGCCGACAGCGGCAGTCTGA
- the LOC6736734 gene encoding protein tipE isoform X1, whose protein sequence is MKKSSTLTTTTSMPASPTLSAQTLSASKISLNSSRCGSAGSGCGSASGSMRSACQSPVRPGSGCVDAIKAKREEIEMDTLLEKAKFYTSVCLGTTAILSVFTFLFLIPFVVDPAISTIIADYDPVPVTCIVIDHIYAEGIKNCSWSSCREGCTSSLTKCHQLFVNYTRIPFSEWERNPRDLDTVNWDVSYTKFLINSEGCGYPPTTNCSIFARQYGFSHIGEPFPCYYSRAYPEVVIGRYSWENNLYHLILSLIIPNVLFAISIGVLSYWYCPCCEKACNKSSRVYAEKFPTKEEIVNCMKCNTEKSLSLNVF, encoded by the exons ATGAAGAAGAGCTCCACGCTGACCACGACCACGTCGATGCCGGCGAGTCCGACGCTCTCGGCGCAGACGCTCTCCGCCAGCAAGATCAGCCTGAACAGCAGCCGGTGCGGCTCGGCGGGATCGGGATGCGGATCCGCATCCGGTTCGATGCGCTCCGCCTGCCAATCCCCGGTGCGACCGGGGAGCGGATGCGTGGACGCCATCAAGGCCAAGCGCGAGGAGATCGAGATGGACACGCTGCTCGAGAAGGCAAAGTTCTATACCTCCGTGTGCCTTG GTACGACTGCCATTTTGTCGGTGTTCACATTCCTCTTCCTGATACCCTTCGTCGTGGACCCCGCCATCTCAACGATCATAGCCGACTATGATCCAGTGCCGGTGACCTGCATCGTCATCGACCACATCTACGCGGAGGGCATCAAGAACTGCAGCTGGAGCTCCTGCCGCGAGGGCTGCACCTCATCACTCACCAA GTGCCATCAGTTGTTTGTCAACTATACGCGCATCCCGTTCAGCGAATGGGAGCGCAATCCTCGGGACCTAGACACGGTCAACTGGGATGTGAGCTACACCAAGTTTCTGATCAACTCAGAGGGTTGTGGCTATCCACCCACGACCAATTGCAGTATATTTGCCAGGCAATATGG GTTCTCGCACATCGGAGAGCCCTTTCCCTGCTACTACAGCAGGGCGTATCCGGAGGTGGTCATCGGTCGGTACTCGTGGGAGAACAACCTGTACCACCTGATCCTGTCGCTGATCATACCGAACGTGCTCTTCGCCATCTCGATCGGGGTGCTCAGCTATTGGTACTGCCCCTGCTGCGAGAAGGCATGCAACAAATCCTCGCGGGTCTACGCCGAGAAGTTCCCGACCAAGGAAGA GATCGTTAACTGCATGAAATGTAACACGGAAAAGTCGTTGTCCTTGAATGTATTTTGA
- the LOC6736737 gene encoding protein tipE isoform X2, which produces MGDEQDKRTGKEKLLFYTTAFFILLGTFSLFAFLFLVPFVIEPAFTTIFMQFEEVPALCETYDTEIYYGAKNCSWSSCREGCTKDIYTCTQIRVNYRLNLYNFTDEFNFTEYHINLKESERILPPVKRTDRYERALRSDYEYDNLGGGTGLDIDLGGGRLEQLNFGDADGSNGYLIEDSEDTRGLSASGTLIPDERRPFDEISELNEGLMGNRSMYYYVGARLFPNVKGCGYPPMLNCTIWLKRYTKIGMKFPCYYSKVDPSLVISDLDYWQNTLNLVYSMAIPIPSFIISVIYLTYAYFKIYNEDEETAPLDKNAEDMDIDDIDAVDDSDGAVLADNVAGSQIINMDSTTNDSCLEGVLPNGGPGMTASISQGGSVTTPGPYIAQSPAGSQMTPNSEINSFGHQLKVQMADELSRDSLENGAISTSNSVQG; this is translated from the coding sequence ATGGGAGACGAGCAGGACAAACGCACCGGCAAGGAGAAGCTGCTCTTCTACACCACCGCCTTCTTCATCCTGCTGGGCACATTCAGCCTGTTCGCCTTCCTCTTCCTGGTGCCCTTCGTCATCGAGCCCGCCTTCACCACGATCTTCATGCAGTTCGAGGAGGTTCCGGCGCTCTGCGAGACGTACGACACGGAGATCTACTACGGGGCCAAGAACTGTTCGTGGTCGTCCTGCCGCGAGGGCTGCACAAAGGACATCTACACGTGCACCCAGATTCGGGTGAACTACCGCCTCAATCTATATAACTTCACCGATGAGTTCAACTTCACGGAGTACCACATCAATCTCAAGGAGTCGGAGCGCATCCTGCCGCCCGTCAAGCGAACAGATCGCTATGAGAGAGCTCTGAGGAGCGACTACGAGTACGATAATCTGGGTGGTGGCACCGGCCTGGACATCGACCTAGGCGGCGGGCGGCTGGAACAGCTCAATTTTGGGGATGCCGACGGCTCCAATGGCTACCTCATTGAGGATTCGGAGGACACGCGCGGTTTGAGTGCCTCGGGTACCCTCATTCCGGACGAGCGGAGGCCTTTCGACGAGATCTCCGAGCTGAACGAGGGCCTGATGGGGAACCGCTCCATGTACTACTATGTGGGAGCCAGGCTCTTCCCGAATGTAAAGGGCTGTGGCTACCCGCCAATGCTCAACTGTACCATCTGGCTAAAGAGGTACACCAAGATCGGCATGAAGTTCCCCTGCTACTACTCCAAGGTGGACCCGAGTCTGGTCATCAGCGACCTAGACTACTGGCAGAACACCCTAAACTTGGTCTACTCGATGGCCATTCCAATACCCTCGTTCATCATATCGGTGATTTATCTTACGTATGCCTACTTCAAGATATACAACGAGGATGAGGAGACGGCGCCGCTGGACAAGAACGCCGAGGACATGGACATCGATGATATCGATGCCGTGGACGACAGCGATGGTGCTGTCCTGGCGGACAATGTGGCCGGTAGCCAAATCATTAACATGGACTCCACCACCAACGACAGTTGTCTGGAGGGTGTCCTGCCCAACGGCGGTCCCGGCATGACCGCCTCCATATCGCAGGGTGGCTCCGTCACCACGCCGGGTCCGTACATCGCGCAGAGCCCGGCGGGCTCGCAGATGACGCCCAACTCGGAGATCAACTCGTTCGGTCACCAGCTGAAAGTCCAGATGGCCGACGAGCTATCGAGGGACTCGCTGGAGAACGGAGCTATCTCCACGTCCAATTCAGTGCAAGGGTAA
- the LOC27208679 gene encoding ero1-like protein, with translation MTTRTVQRNLWASAAVVLVLLLVWTDTTGGYFAAIDEAETSKNCFCELEGSINDCSCDVDTVDHFNNMKIYPRLQSLLVKNFFRFYKVNLRQECPFWPDDSRCAMRFCQVENCEEQAIPQGIKDKGEHKEKAAFKYTREAQVGGSACSDGEDFDSSLGFLDTSISDQAHREFELWAKHDEAEEDFCIVDDHEEGSQYVDLLLNPERYTGYKGESAHRIWKSIYLENCFGGNNETAKKFSNYVPHLDLRDVCLEQRAFYRIISGLHSSINIHLCSKYLLSESKDFLDPQGIWGPNVKEFKRRFSPETTGGEGPHWLRNLYFIYLIELRALAKAAPYLRREDYYTGIAEEDDEVKLAINDMLSVIENFQSHFDENALFSNGIASIKFKHDYKEKFRNISRIMSCVGCDKCKLWGKLQTQGLGTALKILYSEKLNLATESGLWDKPHIEADPIFRLSRTEIVALFNAFGRLSNSIYEMENFRRVLR, from the exons TGCGGTTGTCctggtcctgctcctggtgtGGACGGACACCACTGGAGGCTACTTCGCAGCCATCGATGAGGCGGAGACGAGCAAAAACTGCTTCTGCGAG TTGGAGGGATCTATAAACGACTGCAGCTGTGATGTGGACACGGTGGACCACTTTAACAACATGAAGATCTATCCGCGACTGCAGAGCCTGCTGGTCAAGAACTTCTTCCGCTTCTACAAGGTGAACCTGCGGCAGGAGTGTCCCTTCTGGCCGGATGACAGTCGCTGTGCGATGCGCTTCTGCCAGGTGGAGAACTGCGAGGAGCAAGCGATTCCCCAGGGCATCAAGGACAAGGGAGAGCACAAGGAGAAGGCCGCGTTTAAA TACACGCGCGAGGCGCAAGTTGGGGGCTCAGCCTGCTCGGATGGAGAGGATTTCGATAGCTCTCTGGGTTTCCTGGACACGAGCATCAGTGATCAGGCGCATCGAGAATTCGAGCTGTGGGCGAAACACGACGAGGCGGAAGAGGACTTTTGCATTGTAGATGATCATGAGGAGGGCTCCCAGTATGTGGATTTGCTCCTAAATCCCGAGCGGTACACTGGCTATAAAGGCGAGTCGGCACATCGCATCTGGAAGAGCATCTATCTGGAGAACTGCTTCGGTGGCAACAACGAGACGGCTAAAAAGTTCTCTAACTACGTGCCTCATTTGGACCTGCGAGATGTGTGCTTGGAGCAGCGTGCCTTTTATCGCATTATTTCTGGCCTCCACTCTAGTATCAATATTCATCTGTGCTCCAAATACCTGCTGTCAGAGTCGAAGGACTTCCTGGATCCGCAGGGAATCTGGGGACCCAACGTAAAGGAGTTTAAGCGACGCTTTAGTCCAGAAACCACAGGCGGTGAGGGTCCTCATTGGCTGCGCAACCTCTACTTCATCTATCTGATAGAACTGCGTGCCTTGGCAAAGGCTGCTCCGTATCTGCGGCGGGAAGATTACTACACAGGCATCGCGGAGGAGGATGATGAGGTTAAACTAGCCATCAACGATATGCTGAGTGTTATAGA AAATTTCCAATCCCACTTCGACGAGAACGCCCTCTTCAGTAATGGAATCGCTTCCATTAAGTTCAAGCACGACTACAAGGAAAAGTTCCGAAACATATCCCGCATCATGAGCTGCGTGGGCTGCGACAAGTGCAAACTGTGGGGGAAGCTGCAGACACAGGGATTGGGTACTGCTTTAAAGATTCTCTACTCAGAGAAGCTCAATCTGGCAACGGAAAGCGGGTTGTGGGACAAGCCGCACATCGAAGCGGATCCCATCTTCAGGCTGTCACGAACAGAGATTGTAGCTCTATTTAATGCGTTTGGCAG ACTATCCAACAGTATATACGAGATGGAGAACTTCCGGCGCGTGCTGAGGTAA
- the LOC6736735 gene encoding uncharacterized protein LOC6736735 encodes MGKKKVPVEDLVVPPQDTRICGTICICQMTLVLSSVALVYLTVAIYMPSTRAFKSGIDPTPVMCTTTRAVNKDNCEWGSCGEWCLSKTSGACIQIYVNLRSNGSNLIFQNCTNSANKTCYGIDQDRADKARCINDECKNLTGTFNCTAGQCLNITDAFECIFHNSDAPVKCSGRRGKINCMDISGLYSCSRGTCRKIRTPYNCDRRCVDIPTRNKNVVVLSGDKVYLSQCQNAINAETLEEVWNESSENVAMTSCYFIRHTSDQVDAVDCINGSTLETNMLSDLTNFTYLSHLHVSVATPVPEIAPPDVDLTISNESKLMINLEGCVNTLMDECKEFLKDFGRDGSDHNARARFPCFYSPGKKDVVVARFDLEVTYRQFVFASVVPSVLFVVSCSILIMCQTTVYVGDDAKMRFKGCVDTETVLNKNNVGAPTNGDMGGGGGDEVMAL; translated from the coding sequence ATGGGcaagaaaaaggtgcccgttGAGGACCTGGTGGTTCCACCGCAGGACACGCGAATATGCGGCACCATATGCATCTGCCAGATGACCCTGGTGCTCAGCTCGGTGGCTCTGGTCTACCTCACGGTGGCCATATACATGCCCTCCACCAGGGCCTTCAAAAGTGGCATCGATCCCACGCCGGTGATGTGCACCACCACGCGTGCGGTGAACAAGGACAACTGCGAGTGGGGCAGTTGTGGCGAGTGGTGCTTGAGCAAGACTTCCGGAGCCTGCATCCAGATCTACGTTAATCTGCGCAGCAATGGCAGCAATCTCATATTCCAGAACTGCACCAACTCGGCCAATAAAACGTGCTATGGGATCGACCAGGATCGGGCGGACAAGGCCAGGTGCATCAATGATGAGTGCAAGAATCTGACGGGTACCTTCAATTGCACCGCTGGCCAGTGTCTAAACATCACGGATGCCTTCGAGTGCATCTTCCACAACAGTGATGCACCAGTCAAGTGTTCTGGCAGGCGGGGAAAGATCAACTGCATGGACATCAGCGGGCTGTACTCCTGCAGTCGAGGCACCTGCCGGAAGATCCGGACTCCCTACAACTGTGACCGGAGGTGCGTGGACATCCCCACACGGAACAAGAACGTGGTGGTCCTCAGCGGGGACAAGGTCTACCTGTCGCAGTGCCAGAATGCCATCAATGCCGAAACTCTGGAGGAGGTGTGGAACGAGTCCAGCGAAAATGTGGCCATGACATCGTGCTACTTCATCAGGCACACCTCGGACCAGGTGGATGCGGTGGACTGCATCAATGGCTCCACGCTGGAGACCAACATGCTCAGCGATCTGACCAACTTCACATATCTGAGCCACCTGCACGTGTCGGTGGCCACTCCGGTGCCGGAAATAGCACCACCCGATGTGGATCTCACCATTTCCAACGAGTCCAAGCTGATGATCAACCTGGAGGGGTGTGTGAACACCCTGATGGACGAGTGCAAGGAGTTCCTTAAGGACTTCGGACGCGATGGCAGTGACCACAATGCCCGGGCCCGCTTCCCGTGCTTCTATTCGCCCGGAAAGAAGGACGTGGTGGTGGCCCGTTTCGACCTGGAGGTCACCTATCGCCAGTTTGTGTTCGCCTCGGTGGTGCCATCGGTTCTGTTCGTGGTCTCGTGCTCCATCCTGATCATGTGCCAGACCACCGTCTACGTGGGCGACGATGCCAAGATGCGGTTCAAGGGATGTGTGGACACGGAGACGGTTCTGAACAAGAACAACGTGGGCGCACCCACCAACGGCGACATGGGCGGGGGCGGCGGCGATGAGGTTATGGCCCTATGA
- the LOC6736733 gene encoding uncharacterized protein LOC6736733 encodes MGRRKDKPRVIPEQDARICRAICLCQLTMVLSCVSIVYLSVAIYSPSLKAFKSGFELDPVMCQTVDRQMPNNCPWASCGEWCLTKTSGFCPQIHSIVRRNGTDIQLNNCTRVTNTSCAMIDLSRLNKFNCNNGTACNNIRGVFNCSNGHCKNMSEFFLCHHKADGLTVNSQKDNTKLNGFFECHGVHCTKIKKPFSCDRYCSKITTTNVNTLIMHEDNLIAADCENAVAFNQARGSEHGVRIEPFEFWKEDDGNLLTNCATVTKESDNRITATDCINGTLLEHDTLPAPFMNFTQFWAIYENSTRSVDPEQRYLPNQANLTIYSWKKLFINLEGCVNTLRGECKDFVARYGNDGDNNTAQSRYQCYYNKDSNVEFVVARYDLDKVYRELLVSLIVPIVLFVISSISLCIITKSVKVGDDAKMRCVCAGDDSDNDGPFGPGVANKQQDQMYDTDDDVVDLEHQAVDGQELSDHGLPLDNHELIGSTKSLIPISPAGDSGPSDQLFDQDQEKATTCDVPEKPLVIL; translated from the exons ATGGGGCGGCGCAAGGACAAGCCGCGGGTGATTCCCGAACAGGATGCGCGCATCTGTCGCGCCATCTGCCTGTGCCAGCTGACCATGGTGCTATCCTGCGTGTCCATCGTCTACCTGAGCGTGGCCATCTACTCGCCCTCCCTGAA GGCCTTCAAGTCCGGCTTCGAGCTGGATCCCGTCATGTGCCAGACGGTGGATCGCCAGATGCCCAACAACTGCCCCTGGGCATCCTGCGGAGAGTGGTGCCTGACCAAGACCAGTGGCTTCTGCCCCCAGATCCACTCAATAGTGCGTCGCAACGGCACCGATATCCAGCTGAACAACTGCACCCGAGTGACCAACACATCGTGCGCCATG ATTGACCTGAGTCGGCTGAACAAGTTCAATTGCAACAACGGCACCGCCTGCAACAACATCAGAGGCGTCTTCAACTGCTCCAATG GACACTGCAAGAATATGTCGGAGTTCTTCTTGTGTCACCACAAAGCCGATGGACTTACGGTCAATTCGCAGAAGGATAACACCAAGCTGAATGGATTCTTCGAATGTCACGGGGTGCACTGCACCAAGATCAAAAAGCCCTTCAGCTGCGATCGCTACTGTTCCAAGATAACAACTACCAATGTGAACACGCTTATTATGCAT GAGGACAATCTTATTGCAGCCGATTGTGAGAACGCAGTGGCTTTCAACCAGGCCCGAGGATCCGAGCACGGCGTGCGTATCGAACCCTTTGAGTTCTGGAAAGAGGATGATGGCAACCTGTTGACCAACTGCGCCACTGTCACAAAAGAGTCGGACAATCGCATCAC TGCCACGGACTGCATAAATGGAACCCTCCTGGAACATGACACCTTGCCCGCTCCCTTCATGAACTTCACCCAGTTCTGGGCCATCTATGAGAACAGCACCAGGTCGGTGGATCCCGAGCAGAGGTACCTGCCCAACCAGGCCAACCTGACCATCTACAGCTGGAAGAAACTGTTCATCAACCTGGAGGGCTGCGTGAACACACTGCGTGGGGAGTGCAAGGACTTTGTGGCTCGCTATGGCAACGATGGCGATAACAATACCGCCCAGTCACGCTACCAGTGCTACTATAACAAG GACTCGAATGTGGAGTTTGTGGTTGCACGCTACGATTTGGACAAGGTTTACAGGGAGCTTCTAGTCTCGCTGATTGTGCCCATTGTGCTCTTCGTGATCTCCTCTATATCGTTATGTATCATCACCAAATCCGTCAAG GTGGGTGACGATGCCAAGATGCGCTGTGTTTGTGCCGGCGATGACTCGGATAATGATGGGCCCTTTGGCCCAGGAGTAGCGAacaagcagcaggatcagATGTATGATACGGACGACGATGTAGTTGACCTGGAGCACCAAGCGGTGGATGGTCAAGAACTATCGGACCACGGACTTCCGCTGGACAACCATGAGCTAATCGGCAGCACCAAGTCGCTGATACCAATCAGCCCCGCCGGGGATTCGGGACCCAGTGATCAGCTCTTCGACCAGGACCAGGAGAAGGCAACTACGTGCGATGTTCCCGAGAAACCATTAGTCATACTATAA